One Micromonospora eburnea genomic region harbors:
- a CDS encoding acyl-CoA carboxylase subunit beta yields MSAQTGPSTGGGINIHTTVGKLADLERRVDEAVHAGSARAVEKQHARGKKTARERIEMLLDEGSFVELDEFARHRSTNFGLERTRPYGDGVVTGYGTVDGRQVCVFAQDFTVFGGSLGEVFGEKIVKVMDLAMKIGCPVVGINDSGGARIQEGVASLGLYGEIFFRNVRASGVIPQISLIMGPCAGGAVYSPAVTDFTVMVDQTSHMFITGPDVIKTVTGEDVGMEELGGARTHNTRSGNAHYLASDEQDAIDYVKTLLSYLPSNNLDEPPVHDTPASLDISDTDRELDTLIPDSANQPYDMHQVIEHVLDDGDFLEVQPLYAQNIIVGLGRVEGRPVGVVANQPMQFAGTLDIAASEKAARFVRTCDAFNIPVLTFVDVPGFLPGTGQEWDGIIRRGAKLLYAYAEATVAKVTVITRKAYGGAYDVMGSKHLGADLNFAWPTAQIAVMGAQGAVNILYRQELANAEDPTATRAEKIAEYEDTLANPYIAAERGYIDAVIPPHQTRTHITRALRVLRTKRETLPPKKHGNIPL; encoded by the coding sequence ATGAGCGCACAAACCGGCCCCTCCACCGGCGGTGGGATCAACATCCACACGACAGTCGGGAAGTTGGCGGACCTGGAACGCCGGGTCGACGAGGCGGTGCACGCCGGGTCGGCGCGTGCGGTCGAGAAGCAGCACGCCCGGGGGAAGAAGACCGCGCGGGAGCGGATCGAGATGCTGCTCGACGAGGGTTCGTTCGTCGAGTTGGACGAGTTCGCCCGGCACCGGTCCACGAACTTCGGCCTGGAGCGGACCCGCCCGTACGGTGATGGTGTGGTCACCGGCTACGGCACGGTCGACGGCCGGCAGGTGTGTGTCTTCGCGCAGGACTTCACGGTCTTCGGCGGATCTCTCGGTGAGGTGTTCGGCGAGAAGATCGTCAAGGTGATGGACCTGGCCATGAAGATCGGCTGTCCGGTCGTCGGCATCAACGACTCCGGCGGCGCCCGGATCCAGGAAGGCGTGGCCTCCCTCGGCCTCTACGGCGAGATCTTCTTCCGCAACGTACGGGCCAGCGGCGTCATCCCCCAGATCTCGCTGATCATGGGCCCGTGCGCCGGCGGGGCCGTCTACTCCCCGGCGGTCACCGACTTCACCGTGATGGTCGACCAGACCTCCCACATGTTCATCACCGGCCCCGACGTGATCAAAACCGTCACCGGTGAAGACGTCGGTATGGAGGAACTCGGTGGTGCCCGTACCCACAACACCCGTAGCGGCAACGCCCACTACCTCGCCAGCGACGAGCAGGACGCCATCGACTACGTCAAGACCCTGCTGTCCTACCTACCGTCGAACAACCTCGACGAACCCCCCGTGCACGACACCCCGGCCAGCCTGGACATCAGCGACACCGACCGGGAACTGGACACCCTGATCCCCGACTCGGCCAACCAGCCCTACGACATGCACCAGGTCATCGAACACGTCCTCGACGACGGTGACTTCCTCGAGGTTCAACCCCTCTACGCACAGAACATCATCGTCGGTCTCGGCCGTGTCGAAGGACGCCCCGTCGGCGTGGTCGCCAACCAGCCGATGCAGTTCGCCGGCACCCTCGACATCGCCGCCTCCGAGAAAGCCGCCCGCTTCGTCCGCACCTGCGACGCCTTCAACATCCCGGTGCTCACCTTCGTCGACGTGCCCGGCTTCCTACCCGGCACCGGTCAGGAATGGGACGGCATCATCCGCCGCGGCGCCAAACTCCTCTACGCCTACGCCGAAGCCACCGTCGCCAAGGTCACCGTCATCACCCGCAAGGCCTACGGTGGCGCCTACGACGTCATGGGCTCCAAACACCTCGGCGCCGACCTCAACTTCGCCTGGCCCACCGCACAGATCGCCGTCATGGGCGCGCAAGGCGCGGTCAACATCCTCTACCGCCAGGAACTCGCCAACGCCGAAGACCCCACCGCCACCCGCGCCGAAAAGATCGCCGAGTACGAAGACACCCTCGCCAACCCCTACATCGCCGCCGAACGCGGCTACATCGACGCCGTCATCCCACCCCACCAAACCCGCACCCACATCACCCGCGCCCTACGCGTACTCCGCACCAAACGCGAAACCCTGCCCCCCAAGAAGCACGGCAACATCCCGCTGTGA
- a CDS encoding acyl-CoA carboxylase subunit epsilon, whose translation MTAKDLRRGLAPVSPIVQLRGTPTPEQVAALVVVLASVAGSAEAGEAAPRRTSLWAERARPAFGPLTHGAGGWRRSALPR comes from the coding sequence GTGACCGCCAAGGATCTCCGGCGCGGCCTCGCGCCCGTCTCCCCGATCGTCCAGCTGCGGGGCACCCCCACCCCCGAGCAGGTCGCCGCTCTGGTGGTCGTTCTCGCAAGCGTCGCAGGCTCGGCAGAGGCGGGCGAAGCGGCCCCTCGCCGTACCTCCCTGTGGGCCGAACGTGCCCGCCCGGCGTTCGGGCCGTTGACGCACGGGGCCGGGGGCTGGCGTCGCTCGGCCCTGCCCCGCTGA
- a CDS encoding substrate-binding periplasmic protein yields the protein MRSRKISLGLAVIAAMSLPACASGPGSTSASKDLLTEIKQSKVVTIGTSNDEPWSAVKDGKAEGIIPELIREYLKRKGIEAKVQPVPMPFDSLIPALTSGRIQVMGDAMYRTPEREKHVAFTDVLFYNTEGLAVAKGNPLGIQNLTGLCGHTGATYKGTVWAESLKKASATCPNGKQITVKVYGTIYEAFQDIQTGRVQGVLADASIAALAIKQNPNLKMELSTGYAPVDKQDSDNALAVAPQNRAFVDDFSAVFKEMKADGTVKRIFEDAGLSPADTWLEL from the coding sequence ATGCGCAGTCGCAAGATATCCCTGGGCCTCGCCGTCATCGCCGCGATGTCACTGCCGGCGTGCGCGTCAGGGCCGGGCTCGACCTCGGCGTCCAAGGATCTTCTCACCGAGATCAAGCAGAGCAAGGTCGTCACCATCGGGACCTCCAACGACGAGCCCTGGTCTGCGGTGAAGGACGGCAAGGCGGAGGGCATCATCCCGGAACTCATCAGGGAGTACCTCAAGCGCAAGGGCATCGAGGCCAAGGTCCAGCCGGTTCCGATGCCCTTCGACAGCCTGATCCCGGCCCTCACCAGCGGCCGAATCCAGGTCATGGGCGACGCCATGTACCGCACTCCCGAGCGCGAGAAGCACGTCGCCTTCACCGACGTTCTCTTCTACAACACCGAGGGCCTGGCGGTGGCCAAGGGGAATCCGTTGGGCATCCAGAACCTCACGGGCCTGTGTGGCCACACGGGCGCCACCTACAAGGGCACCGTCTGGGCCGAGAGCCTGAAGAAGGCGAGCGCGACCTGCCCCAACGGCAAGCAGATCACCGTGAAGGTGTACGGCACGATCTACGAGGCGTTCCAGGACATCCAGACCGGCCGGGTCCAGGGCGTTCTCGCGGACGCCTCGATCGCGGCTCTGGCGATCAAGCAGAACCCCAACCTCAAGATGGAACTCTCGACGGGCTACGCCCCGGTCGACAAGCAGGACAGCGACAACGCTCTCGCGGTGGCTCCGCAGAACCGGGCATTCGTCGACGACTTCAGCGCGGTCTTCAAGGAGATGAAGGCCGACGGAACGGTCAAGAGGATCTTCGAGGACGCGGGCCTGAGCCCGGCCGACACCTGGTTGGAGCTGTGA
- a CDS encoding acetyl/propionyl/methylcrotonyl-CoA carboxylase subunit alpha: MRKVLIANRGEIAVRIARACKDSGIGSVAVYADPDRDALHVKVADEAYAIGGATPADSYLVQQKLLDVARRSGADAVHPGYGFLAENASFAEAVINAGLIWIGPSPEAIDALGDKVRARHIAARAKAPLVPGTPDPVADAEEVVAFAKEHGLPVAIKAAYGGGGRGLKVARTLEEIPGLYESATREAVAAFGRGECFVEHYLDKPRHVETQCLADAHGNVVVVSTRDCSLQRRHQKLVEEAPAPFLSDEQNAELVRASKAILREADYRGAATCEFLVGQNGMISFLEVNTRLQVEHPVTEEVTGIDLVREQLRIASGEPLGYGDPTPMRHSIEFRINGEDAGRGFLPAPGVITRFRPPTGPGVRLDSGVEAGDVIGGAFDSMLAKLIVTGRNRVEALERSRRALAEFVVDGMPTVIPFHRAVVDDEAFAPAEATQAFSIHTRWIETEWNNTVEPYAGTVAEAQAISGERQTVVVEVDGRRVEVVLPGGLTVGGGAAKKEEPRRSGRGRRGAAVSGDALTAPMQGTVVKIAVEEGQSVEVGELVAVLEAMKMEQPITAHKTGTVTGITARVGDSLPSGAVIVEIK, from the coding sequence CTGAGGAAAGTGTTGATCGCCAACCGAGGCGAGATCGCCGTTCGTATCGCGCGGGCGTGCAAGGACAGCGGCATCGGGTCGGTCGCCGTCTACGCGGACCCGGACCGCGACGCCCTGCACGTGAAGGTCGCGGACGAGGCGTACGCCATCGGCGGAGCGACTCCGGCTGACTCGTATCTCGTTCAGCAGAAGTTGCTCGATGTCGCCCGCAGGTCGGGCGCGGACGCGGTCCACCCGGGCTACGGGTTCCTCGCGGAGAACGCCTCGTTCGCCGAGGCGGTCATCAACGCCGGTCTCATCTGGATCGGCCCCTCCCCCGAGGCCATCGACGCGCTCGGCGACAAGGTCAGGGCGCGGCACATCGCGGCCCGGGCCAAGGCTCCCCTCGTGCCCGGCACGCCCGACCCGGTCGCCGACGCCGAGGAGGTCGTCGCCTTCGCCAAGGAGCACGGCCTGCCCGTCGCGATCAAGGCCGCGTACGGTGGAGGTGGCCGCGGCCTGAAGGTCGCGCGCACCCTGGAGGAGATTCCGGGGCTGTACGAGTCCGCCACCCGCGAGGCCGTCGCGGCCTTCGGGCGCGGTGAGTGCTTCGTCGAGCACTACCTGGACAAGCCCCGCCACGTCGAGACCCAGTGCCTCGCTGACGCGCACGGCAACGTCGTGGTCGTCTCCACCCGTGACTGCTCTCTTCAGCGCCGCCATCAGAAGCTCGTCGAGGAGGCACCCGCCCCGTTCCTGAGCGATGAGCAGAACGCCGAGCTGGTCCGCGCGTCCAAGGCCATCCTGCGGGAGGCCGACTACCGCGGGGCGGCGACGTGTGAGTTCCTCGTCGGGCAGAACGGCATGATCTCGTTCCTCGAAGTCAACACCCGTCTTCAGGTCGAGCACCCGGTCACCGAGGAGGTCACCGGCATCGACCTCGTACGCGAACAGCTGCGCATCGCCAGCGGTGAGCCTCTCGGCTACGGGGATCCCACCCCGATGCGCCACTCCATCGAGTTCCGGATCAACGGCGAGGACGCCGGCCGGGGTTTCCTGCCCGCTCCCGGAGTCATCACGCGGTTCCGTCCTCCGACCGGCCCCGGCGTACGACTCGACTCCGGTGTCGAGGCCGGCGACGTCATCGGCGGCGCCTTCGACTCCATGCTGGCCAAACTCATCGTTACCGGCCGGAACCGTGTCGAGGCTCTGGAGCGCTCGCGTCGCGCGCTGGCCGAGTTCGTCGTCGACGGGATGCCCACGGTGATCCCGTTCCACCGCGCGGTGGTCGACGACGAGGCGTTCGCCCCGGCCGAGGCGACTCAGGCGTTCTCCATTCATACGCGCTGGATCGAGACCGAGTGGAACAACACCGTCGAGCCGTACGCCGGCACGGTCGCCGAGGCCCAGGCGATCAGTGGCGAGCGACAGACCGTCGTCGTCGAGGTCGACGGCAGGCGGGTCGAGGTCGTCCTGCCAGGCGGTCTGACGGTCGGTGGCGGTGCCGCGAAGAAGGAGGAGCCCAGGCGCTCCGGCCGTGGCAGGCGAGGCGCGGCGGTGTCCGGCGACGCACTCACCGCGCCCATGCAGGGCACCGTCGTCAAGATCGCAGTCGAGGAAGGCCAGTCGGTCGAGGTCGGTGAACTCGTCGCGGTCCTGGAGGCCATGAAGATGGAGCAGCCGATTACTGCCCACAAGACCGGCACGGTCACCGGCATCACCGCCCGGGTTGGCGACAGCCTCCCCAGCGGTGCCGTCATCGTCGAGATCAAGTAG
- a CDS encoding LamB/YcsF family protein: MSLNSDIGEGFGVWSVADDRALLELVTDANVACGFHAGDPDILLRTCRDAAELGVTVGAQVGYFDLRGFGRRFIDVPPASLAADVLYQLGALEAIARACGLSIAYLKVHGALYHACVQRPDMARAIAEGLTMFGRDIPVLCQPGTSFAAAVGDAGCRLLREGYIDRAYQPDGLLVPRGQDGAMITDPEVAARRAVQIATTRTVTAIDGSTLPLEVDSVCIHSDSPGAEKIAQAVRAALEDEGVALRGLLA; this comes from the coding sequence ATCTCCCTCAACAGCGACATCGGAGAGGGGTTCGGCGTGTGGTCCGTGGCCGACGACCGGGCCCTGCTCGAACTGGTCACGGACGCCAACGTCGCGTGCGGCTTCCACGCCGGTGACCCCGACATCCTCCTGCGGACCTGCCGCGACGCGGCCGAGCTCGGTGTGACGGTGGGCGCGCAGGTCGGGTACTTCGACCTGCGCGGCTTCGGCCGCCGCTTCATCGACGTCCCGCCCGCGAGCCTCGCGGCCGACGTGCTCTACCAGCTGGGCGCCCTGGAGGCGATAGCTCGAGCGTGTGGTCTGTCGATCGCCTACCTCAAGGTCCACGGGGCGCTCTATCATGCCTGCGTCCAGCGCCCGGACATGGCGCGGGCCATCGCGGAAGGGCTCACCATGTTCGGGCGCGACATCCCCGTTCTGTGCCAGCCGGGCACGAGCTTCGCCGCCGCTGTCGGCGACGCCGGCTGCCGGCTCCTGCGCGAGGGCTACATCGACCGGGCGTACCAGCCGGACGGCCTGCTGGTTCCGCGCGGGCAGGACGGCGCGATGATCACGGACCCGGAGGTCGCGGCCCGGCGGGCCGTCCAGATCGCCACGACCAGGACGGTGACGGCGATCGACGGATCGACTCTTCCCCTTGAGGTGGACTCGGTCTGTATCCACTCGGACTCCCCTGGCGCCGAAAAGATCGCGCAGGCGGTACGGGCGGCGCTCGAGGACGAGGGAGTGGCGCTGCGAGGTCTCCTTGCCTGA
- a CDS encoding amino acid ABC transporter permease has protein sequence MTLDLTKEWLPRLLEGMKYTVAITIGAFILALLLGLVIAMMRLNRRRWYLYVPATIYVEVLRGTPLILQLFFAYFALPAMGIQFSPLTAAILGLGANTSAYLSEIFRGAIRTVDRGQWEASAALAMDWPTMMRSVILPQAMRIALPPTGNYAVSLFKDSALASTVSVAELLFTGQVIGSETFRYMEVYAVIGFLYLAVSYPTSLLLRRLEAHLELSRPRPRKKSSVPAPVEAEKEPVA, from the coding sequence ATGACCCTGGACCTGACCAAGGAGTGGCTGCCGCGCCTGCTCGAGGGGATGAAATACACCGTCGCCATCACGATCGGCGCGTTCATCCTCGCCTTGTTGCTCGGACTCGTCATCGCGATGATGAGGCTCAACCGGCGGAGGTGGTACCTCTACGTGCCGGCGACGATCTACGTCGAGGTCCTCCGCGGCACCCCCCTGATCCTTCAACTGTTCTTCGCCTACTTCGCACTGCCCGCCATGGGGATCCAGTTCTCCCCGCTCACCGCGGCGATCCTCGGCCTCGGTGCCAACACGAGCGCGTATCTGAGCGAGATCTTCCGGGGCGCGATCCGCACCGTCGATCGGGGGCAGTGGGAGGCGAGCGCTGCCCTGGCCATGGACTGGCCGACGATGATGCGTTCGGTGATCCTGCCCCAGGCGATGCGAATCGCCCTGCCCCCGACGGGCAACTATGCGGTCTCCCTGTTCAAGGACAGCGCCCTCGCGTCGACCGTGTCCGTGGCAGAGCTTCTGTTCACCGGGCAGGTGATCGGTTCGGAGACCTTCCGCTACATGGAGGTCTACGCCGTGATCGGGTTCCTCTACCTCGCGGTCAGCTACCCGACGAGCCTGCTGCTCCGTCGCCTCGAGGCCCATCTCGAGCTCAGCCGGCCGCGTCCCCGCAAGAAGTCCTCGGTGCCCGCACCCGTCGAAGCGGAGAAGGAGCCTGTCGCGTGA
- a CDS encoding biotin-dependent carboxyltransferase family protein yields the protein MIRVLTTGPLATTQDLGRWGWGHLGVPRSGPADAPSHHLANRLVGNAVDAATMEVLRGGLTVEFLEPALFAIAGAPVGVRLDGVPVAFGASVWARAGAVLSLAVPPFGLWSYLAVRGGLDVEPQLGSRSVDTLSGIGPPPLTPGQVVPIGGLVAGPPAAADALIGLCDRRDVELRVSPGPRHEWFTRQAQELLVSTAWTLSADTNRIAARLTGPELVLVEPRQLPTEGLQIGSIQVPPSGQPIVHLANHPPTGGYPVIAVVDESDLPVLAQSLPGTVVRFVRRAPGRA from the coding sequence ATGATCCGTGTTCTTACCACTGGGCCGCTCGCCACAACCCAGGATCTCGGCCGTTGGGGCTGGGGACACCTGGGGGTGCCGCGCAGCGGCCCGGCGGACGCACCCAGCCACCACCTGGCCAATCGGCTCGTCGGCAACGCCGTCGACGCGGCGACGATGGAGGTGCTGCGCGGGGGCCTCACGGTGGAGTTCCTCGAGCCCGCGCTCTTCGCCATCGCGGGCGCTCCCGTCGGAGTCCGCCTCGACGGAGTCCCGGTGGCGTTCGGTGCCAGCGTCTGGGCGCGGGCCGGGGCGGTCCTGTCGCTGGCGGTGCCACCCTTCGGGCTGTGGAGCTACCTTGCCGTTCGGGGGGGCCTCGATGTCGAGCCCCAACTCGGGAGCCGATCGGTGGACACCCTGTCGGGAATCGGGCCGCCACCGCTGACGCCGGGCCAGGTGGTGCCGATCGGCGGCCTCGTGGCCGGACCGCCGGCTGCGGCCGACGCGCTGATCGGGCTGTGCGATCGCCGGGACGTCGAGCTGCGTGTCTCGCCCGGGCCGAGACACGAGTGGTTCACCCGCCAGGCGCAGGAGCTGCTGGTGAGCACGGCCTGGACGTTGAGCGCCGACACGAATCGGATCGCGGCCCGTCTGACGGGGCCGGAACTGGTCCTCGTCGAACCCCGCCAGCTACCGACGGAGGGGTTGCAGATCGGCTCGATCCAGGTGCCCCCCTCGGGGCAACCGATCGTCCACCTGGCCAATCACCCACCCACGGGGGGCTATCCCGTAATCGCCGTCGTCGACGAGTCGGATCTGCCGGTGCTCGCGCAGAGCCTGCCGGGGACCGTGGTGCGCTTCGTCAGGCGGGCGCCGGGGCGGGCCTGA
- a CDS encoding MurR/RpiR family transcriptional regulator, whose translation MVQAQAALPWTWHRDGAMPRDDETLPERVRRKEDLLSASQRKIARYCITQPREAAQLTALRIAEKLGVSESTVVRFAIRMGYEGFPDMQAAIRRAAEQRAATQVAGTTSPRDGRVHSSLRGDLDALSQTVESFDYQALHDCAEALHGARLLHVVGFRSAFGLAYTVEFHLRHFMNTRLIGAVGGTVLDDVDLIGPDDAVLAFTFPVYDERSLQAVEQATAVGANSVVVTDSALAPIPIDPLVRTLMTRYETQTFFNSAVAPSAIANALVLRLLELSAKQDRGLERRLYDRFQRQRTT comes from the coding sequence ATGGTCCAGGCGCAGGCCGCCCTGCCCTGGACATGGCATCGGGACGGTGCCATGCCGCGAGATGACGAGACCCTGCCCGAGCGGGTGCGCCGCAAGGAAGACCTGCTCAGCGCGAGTCAGCGCAAGATCGCCCGGTACTGCATCACGCAGCCACGCGAGGCCGCGCAACTCACCGCGCTGCGGATCGCGGAAAAGCTCGGAGTCAGCGAGTCGACCGTTGTCCGTTTCGCCATCAGGATGGGCTACGAGGGCTTCCCGGACATGCAAGCGGCCATCCGCCGCGCCGCCGAGCAACGCGCCGCCACCCAGGTCGCCGGCACCACCTCGCCGCGTGACGGGCGCGTCCACAGCTCGCTGCGCGGCGATCTGGACGCCCTGAGCCAGACCGTCGAATCCTTCGACTACCAGGCGCTGCACGACTGTGCCGAGGCGCTGCACGGCGCCAGGCTGCTCCACGTCGTCGGCTTTCGATCAGCGTTCGGTCTCGCGTACACCGTGGAGTTCCACCTCCGGCACTTCATGAACACCAGGCTCATCGGGGCGGTCGGAGGGACCGTCCTCGACGACGTCGACCTCATCGGGCCCGACGACGCGGTGCTCGCCTTCACCTTTCCCGTCTACGACGAACGCTCGCTCCAGGCCGTCGAGCAGGCCACCGCGGTCGGCGCCAACTCGGTCGTCGTCACCGACAGCGCCCTTGCCCCGATCCCGATCGATCCGCTCGTCCGGACCCTGATGACCCGATACGAGACCCAGACCTTCTTCAACTCCGCGGTGGCTCCCTCCGCCATCGCGAACGCCCTGGTCCTACGCCTGCTCGAGCTCTCCGCCAAGCAGGATCGGGGGCTGGAGCGCAGACTCTACGACCGATTCCAACGACAGAGGACCACCTGA
- a CDS encoding RidA family protein: protein MGLHTDRRIITTADAPPPAGTYSQAVCAGGLVHVAGQTPRLPDGTRLNDAPFETQARQTLTNLEAIAQAAGSSLAEAAFCTVYLTDVEQRGTFDSIWAEFVGAVPPSRAIVQSNLPGFSVEITAVLPCRCA from the coding sequence ATGGGCCTGCACACCGACCGCCGCATCATCACCACCGCCGACGCCCCACCCCCGGCCGGCACCTATTCGCAGGCCGTCTGCGCCGGCGGACTGGTTCACGTCGCCGGGCAGACCCCCCGTCTGCCCGACGGCACCCGACTCAACGACGCGCCGTTCGAGACCCAGGCCCGCCAGACCCTCACGAACCTCGAAGCCATCGCCCAGGCGGCCGGCTCCTCGCTCGCCGAGGCGGCCTTCTGCACGGTGTACCTCACCGACGTCGAGCAGCGCGGGACGTTCGACTCGATCTGGGCCGAGTTCGTCGGCGCGGTTCCCCCGTCACGAGCCATCGTCCAGTCGAACCTGCCCGGATTCTCCGTGGAGATCACCGCCGTTCTGCCGTGTCGGTGCGCCTGA
- a CDS encoding 5-oxoprolinase subunit B family protein, with amino-acid sequence MPDPAKRCADVILRVHRLARTGALIDLGRLEHAKMVAAQARQVDVDGWLWEVIPAARTVYLQAAPEHLDEILVRLRDAPVAAVVQQERRLVEIPVRYDGQDLDYVAEQLRMDVDTFVHRHSTTEYEVEFFGFAPGQAFFGELPDDLRLPRRSVPRTRVPSGALAIANEFTIIYPEQSPGGWHLIGHRAGPPLWDPHADPPSRLRIGDRIRFRDVT; translated from the coding sequence TTGCCTGATCCGGCCAAGCGCTGCGCGGACGTCATCCTGCGGGTGCACCGGCTCGCGCGGACCGGCGCCCTGATCGACCTGGGGCGGCTCGAGCACGCGAAGATGGTTGCCGCACAGGCCCGCCAGGTCGACGTCGACGGGTGGCTGTGGGAGGTCATTCCGGCGGCGCGGACGGTGTATCTCCAGGCCGCCCCGGAGCACCTCGACGAGATCCTGGTCCGGCTGAGAGACGCTCCGGTGGCGGCGGTCGTGCAGCAGGAGCGGCGGCTCGTCGAGATCCCGGTCCGCTACGACGGGCAGGACCTCGACTACGTCGCCGAGCAGCTCCGCATGGACGTCGACACCTTCGTGCACCGCCACTCGACGACGGAGTACGAGGTGGAGTTCTTCGGCTTCGCCCCCGGTCAGGCCTTCTTCGGCGAACTGCCGGACGACCTACGGCTGCCGAGAAGGAGCGTTCCGCGTACGAGGGTCCCGTCGGGAGCCCTGGCCATCGCGAACGAGTTCACCATCATCTACCCCGAGCAGTCACCAGGCGGCTGGCATCTCATCGGGCATCGGGCCGGACCGCCGCTGTGGGATCCGCACGCCGATCCGCCCAGCCGATTGCGTATCGGGGATCGAATCCGGTTCCGGGACGTGACATGA
- a CDS encoding arginase family protein produces MVTPVENPSSTTRLDLAFTGIATFLRGPVCADPASLDADFAFIGFPCDEGSGWLPGARLGPRRVRELSLRFRSCNTGGREGFWDINSGERFLEEEMTENRIVDCGDVDVIYTNVDATWQNATDLVSTVLDRGATPIVVGGDHAATYPVLRAYGQDVQFLHFDAHLDYQPFVHGVTQSHGNPVRLAHGLPTVRHIVQVGMRSFRTPEHHYRDTIADGNRVLTTKDYLRDGPERVLAELDPNLPVYISVDLDVLDAAIVPGVATPEPGGLDYEHLRDVLAAVSRNLDVCGLDIVELNPMVDTPNQITSFLCAQLLVETMGCISSRGRKSFAPLNPPNPLKG; encoded by the coding sequence ATGGTGACGCCCGTCGAGAACCCGAGTTCGACCACCCGGTTGGACCTGGCGTTCACGGGGATCGCCACCTTCCTGCGTGGCCCCGTGTGCGCGGACCCTGCCTCCCTCGACGCGGACTTCGCCTTCATCGGCTTCCCGTGCGACGAGGGTTCCGGCTGGCTCCCGGGCGCCCGTCTCGGCCCCCGCCGGGTGCGGGAACTGTCGTTGCGCTTCCGGTCGTGCAACACCGGTGGCCGCGAAGGCTTCTGGGACATCAACTCCGGCGAGCGGTTCCTCGAGGAGGAGATGACCGAGAACCGCATCGTCGACTGCGGCGACGTGGACGTCATCTACACCAACGTCGACGCGACATGGCAGAACGCCACCGACCTTGTGTCGACCGTCCTCGATCGGGGCGCTACCCCGATCGTGGTGGGCGGCGATCACGCCGCCACCTATCCGGTCCTGCGCGCCTACGGGCAGGACGTGCAGTTCCTCCATTTCGACGCGCACCTGGACTACCAGCCGTTCGTCCACGGAGTCACCCAGAGCCACGGGAACCCGGTCCGCCTGGCCCACGGGCTGCCCACCGTGCGGCACATCGTGCAGGTCGGGATGCGCAGCTTCCGCACCCCCGAGCACCACTATCGCGACACCATCGCGGACGGCAACCGGGTCCTCACGACGAAGGACTACCTCCGTGACGGGCCGGAGCGCGTCCTCGCCGAGCTGGACCCGAATCTACCCGTCTACATCAGCGTCGACCTGGACGTGCTCGACGCGGCCATCGTGCCGGGGGTCGCCACCCCTGAGCCAGGTGGCCTCGACTACGAGCACCTGCGGGACGTCCTCGCGGCCGTCTCCCGGAACCTCGACGTCTGCGGCCTCGACATCGTCGAACTGAACCCCATGGTCGACACACCGAACCAGATCACCTCCTTCCTGTGCGCCCAGCTCCTCGTCGAAACCATGGGATGCATCTCGTCCCGCGGACGTAAGAGCTTCGCGCCCCTCAACCCACCGAATCCGCTCAAGGGATGA
- a CDS encoding amino acid ABC transporter ATP-binding protein, whose amino-acid sequence MTATEQLARATRQPLIRVENIHRTFGEIPVLRGVDLDVAEGEVAVVIGPSGSGKTTLIRMINALETIDSGRITVDGTVIQDATNGRHRMNAKAVRLARLELGMVFQRFNLFPHLTALENVMMPPVRVRKVPKDEARERALRLLTRMGLADRVDNRPHELSGGQQQRVAIARALAMEPKAMLFDEATSALDPELVGEVLKVMRDLAESGMTMIIVTHEMRFAAQVADRVIVMDQGRILEQGTPEVIFNRPSHARTEEFLRAVISPAEG is encoded by the coding sequence GTGACCGCCACCGAACAGCTCGCCAGAGCCACCCGCCAACCCCTCATCCGGGTCGAGAACATTCACCGGACGTTCGGCGAGATTCCGGTGCTCCGCGGCGTCGACCTGGACGTCGCCGAAGGTGAGGTCGCCGTCGTCATCGGGCCCAGCGGGTCGGGCAAGACCACGCTGATCCGGATGATCAACGCCTTGGAAACCATCGACTCCGGGCGCATCACGGTCGACGGGACCGTCATCCAGGACGCGACGAACGGCCGGCACCGGATGAACGCCAAGGCCGTCCGGTTGGCCCGACTCGAACTCGGGATGGTGTTCCAGCGATTCAACCTGTTCCCCCACCTCACCGCCCTCGAGAACGTGATGATGCCGCCGGTTCGCGTCCGGAAGGTACCCAAGGACGAGGCACGGGAGCGCGCCCTACGGCTCCTCACCCGGATGGGCCTCGCGGATCGGGTGGACAACCGCCCCCACGAGCTTTCCGGCGGCCAGCAACAGCGCGTCGCCATCGCCCGTGCGCTGGCGATGGAGCCGAAGGCGATGCTCTTCGACGAGGCGACCTCCGCACTGGATCCCGAGCTCGTGGGCGAGGTCCTCAAGGTGATGCGAGACCTCGCCGAGTCAGGCATGACGATGATCATCGTGACTCACGAGATGCGCTTCGCCGCCCAGGTCGCCGACCGTGTCATCGTGATGGACCAGGGGAGGATCCTCGAGCAGGGCACCCCGGAGGTGATCTTCAACCGGCCCTCTCACGCTCGCACCGAGGAGTTCCTCCGCGCCGTCATCAGTCCCGCCGAGGGCTGA